A stretch of the Pongo pygmaeus isolate AG05252 chromosome 16, NHGRI_mPonPyg2-v2.0_pri, whole genome shotgun sequence genome encodes the following:
- the LOC134738381 gene encoding golgin subfamily A member 6-like protein 22 isoform X5, which produces MYKETRQNKLAEAKEKLRDHHAQTNPSVGAGASDTKKKKINNGTNSETTTSDGCHSPENEKKANHQHQEALRRELEAQVHTIRILTCQKTELQTALYYSQQAVKQLEGEARDLIGRLHDSWKFAGELEQALSAVTTQKEKADKYIEELTKERDTLSLELYRNTITDEELKEKNAELQEKLRLVESEKSEIQLNVKELKRKLERAKLLLPQQQLQAEADHLGKELQSVSAKLQAQVEENELWNRLNQQQEEKMWSQEEKIREREEKIREREEKIQEQEEKIREQEEKMRRQEEMMREKEEKIRELEEKIHEQEKIWEEEEKRQEQEKICEQEKRQEQEEKMWRQEEKIHKQEEKIQEQEEKMWRQEEKMHEQEKIWEEEKRQEQEEKMWRQEEKIREQEEMWRQKEKMHQQEEKIREQEEKMWRQEEKIWEQEKKMWRQEEKIREQEEKMGRQEEKIREQEEKMHEQEEKMWRQEEKMHEQEKIREEEKRQEQEEKIWRQEEKIREQEKMWRQKEKMHEQEEKIREQEEKMWRQEEKVRKQKDMMREQEEKIREQEEMMQEQEEKMRRQEEKMWEQEVRLRHQEEKMQELEEHLEAAIYRADDKNAQTINM; this is translated from the exons ACCTGAGAAT gaaaagaAGGCAAACCACCAACATCAGGAAGCTCTAAGGAGGGAGctagag GCCCAGGTTCATACCATACGAATCCTTACATGTCAGAAAACCGAGCTTCAGACGGCACTCTATTACAGCCAGCAAGCTGTCAAACAGTTGGAAG GAGAGGCCAGGGATCTGATCGGCCGCCTGCATGATTCATGGAAGTTTGCAGGAGAGTTAGAGCAGGCTCTCTCTGCCGTCACTACACAGAAGGAGAAGGCGGATAAG TACATCGAGGAGTTAACAAAGGAGAGGGACACCCTGAGTCTGGAACTGTACAGGAACAC CATAACCGATGAGgagctgaaggagaaaaatgccgaactacaagaaaaacttcgacttgtagaatctgaaaagtctGAGATCCAGCTCAACGTAAAGGAGCTAAAAAGGAAGCTGGAGAGGGCCAAGCTCCTGCTGCCACAG cagcagctgcaggcgGAGGCTGACCACCTGGGTAAGGAGCTGCAGAGTGTGTCAGCAAAGCTCCAAGCCCAGGTGGAAGAGAACGAGTTGTGGAACCGCCTGAACCAGcaacaggaggagaagatgtggagccaggaggagaagatacgggagcgggaggagaagatacgggagcggGAGGAGAAGATAcaagagcaggaggagaagatacgggagcaggaggagaagatgcggaggcaggaggagatgatgcgagagaaggaggagaagatacgggagctgGAGGAGAAGATACATGAGCAGGAAAAGatatgggaggaggaggagaagaggcaggagcaggagaagaTATGCGAgcaggagaagaggcaggagcaggaggagaagatgtggaggcaggaggagaagatacacaagcaggaggagaagatacaggagcaggaggagaagatgtggaggcaggaggagaagatgcatgAGCAGGAGAAGAtatgggaggaggagaagaggcaggagcaggaggagaagatgtggaggcaggaggagaagatacgggagcaggaggagatgtggaggcagaaggagaagatgcaccagcaggaggagaagatacgggagcaggaggagaagatgtggaggcaggaggagaagatatgggagcaggagaagaagatgtggaggcaggaggagaagatacgggagcaggaggagaagatggggaggcaggaggagaagatacgggagcaggaagagaagatgcacgagcaggaggagaagatgtggaggcaggaggagaagatgcacgagcaggagaagatacgggaggaggagaagaggcaggagcaggaggagaagatatggaggcaggaggagaagatacgggagcaggagaagatgtggaggcagaaggagaagatgcacgagcaggaggaaaagatacgggagcaggaggagaagatgtggaggcaggaggagaaggtgCGGAAGCAGAAAGATATGATGcgagagcaggaggagaagatacgtgAGCAGGAGGAGATGATGCAGgaacaggaggagaagatgcggaggcaggaggagaagatgtgggagCAGGAAGTGAGGCTGCGGcaccaggaggagaagatgcaggaactggag GAGCACCTGGAAGCTGCCATCTACCGAGCAGATGACAAGAACGCACaaacaataaacatgtaa
- the LOC134738381 gene encoding golgin subfamily A member 6-like protein 22 isoform X4: MYKETRQNKLAEAKEKLRDHHAQTNPSVGAGASDTKKKKINNGTNSETTTSDGCHSPENKQQNRAQLEEEKKANHQHQEALRRELEAQVHTIRILTCQKTELQTALYYSQQAVKQLEGEARDLIGRLHDSWKFAGELEQALSAVTTQKEKADKYIEELTKERDTLSLELYRNTITDEELKEKNAELQEKLRLVESEKSEIQLNVKELKRKLERAKLLLPQQLQAEADHLGKELQSVSAKLQAQVEENELWNRLNQQQEEKMWSQEEKIREREEKIREREEKIQEQEEKIREQEEKMRRQEEMMREKEEKIRELEEKIHEQEKIWEEEEKRQEQEKICEQEKRQEQEEKMWRQEEKIHKQEEKIQEQEEKMWRQEEKMHEQEKIWEEEKRQEQEEKMWRQEEKIREQEEMWRQKEKMHQQEEKIREQEEKMWRQEEKIWEQEKKMWRQEEKIREQEEKMGRQEEKIREQEEKMHEQEEKMWRQEEKMHEQEKIREEEKRQEQEEKIWRQEEKIREQEKMWRQKEKMHEQEEKIREQEEKMWRQEEKVRKQKDMMREQEEKIREQEEMMQEQEEKMRRQEEKMWEQEVRLRHQEEKMQELEEHLEAAIYRADDKNAQTINM, encoded by the exons ACCTGAGAAT AAACAACAGAACCGAGCTCAGCTGGAAGAA gaaaagaAGGCAAACCACCAACATCAGGAAGCTCTAAGGAGGGAGctagag GCCCAGGTTCATACCATACGAATCCTTACATGTCAGAAAACCGAGCTTCAGACGGCACTCTATTACAGCCAGCAAGCTGTCAAACAGTTGGAAG GAGAGGCCAGGGATCTGATCGGCCGCCTGCATGATTCATGGAAGTTTGCAGGAGAGTTAGAGCAGGCTCTCTCTGCCGTCACTACACAGAAGGAGAAGGCGGATAAG TACATCGAGGAGTTAACAAAGGAGAGGGACACCCTGAGTCTGGAACTGTACAGGAACAC CATAACCGATGAGgagctgaaggagaaaaatgccgaactacaagaaaaacttcgacttgtagaatctgaaaagtctGAGATCCAGCTCAACGTAAAGGAGCTAAAAAGGAAGCTGGAGAGGGCCAAGCTCCTGCTGCCACAG cagctgcaggcgGAGGCTGACCACCTGGGTAAGGAGCTGCAGAGTGTGTCAGCAAAGCTCCAAGCCCAGGTGGAAGAGAACGAGTTGTGGAACCGCCTGAACCAGcaacaggaggagaagatgtggagccaggaggagaagatacgggagcgggaggagaagatacgggagcggGAGGAGAAGATAcaagagcaggaggagaagatacgggagcaggaggagaagatgcggaggcaggaggagatgatgcgagagaaggaggagaagatacgggagctgGAGGAGAAGATACATGAGCAGGAAAAGatatgggaggaggaggagaagaggcaggagcaggagaagaTATGCGAgcaggagaagaggcaggagcaggaggagaagatgtggaggcaggaggagaagatacacaagcaggaggagaagatacaggagcaggaggagaagatgtggaggcaggaggagaagatgcatgAGCAGGAGAAGAtatgggaggaggagaagaggcaggagcaggaggagaagatgtggaggcaggaggagaagatacgggagcaggaggagatgtggaggcagaaggagaagatgcaccagcaggaggagaagatacgggagcaggaggagaagatgtggaggcaggaggagaagatatgggagcaggagaagaagatgtggaggcaggaggagaagatacgggagcaggaggagaagatggggaggcaggaggagaagatacgggagcaggaagagaagatgcacgagcaggaggagaagatgtggaggcaggaggagaagatgcacgagcaggagaagatacgggaggaggagaagaggcaggagcaggaggagaagatatggaggcaggaggagaagatacgggagcaggagaagatgtggaggcagaaggagaagatgcacgagcaggaggaaaagatacgggagcaggaggagaagatgtggaggcaggaggagaaggtgCGGAAGCAGAAAGATATGATGcgagagcaggaggagaagatacgtgAGCAGGAGGAGATGATGCAGgaacaggaggagaagatgcggaggcaggaggagaagatgtgggagCAGGAAGTGAGGCTGCGGcaccaggaggagaagatgcaggaactggag GAGCACCTGGAAGCTGCCATCTACCGAGCAGATGACAAGAACGCACaaacaataaacatgtaa
- the LOC134738381 gene encoding golgin subfamily A member 6-like protein 22 isoform X3, translated as MYKETRQNKLAEAKEKLRDHHAQTNPSVGAGASDTKKKKINNGTNSETTTSDGCHSPENKQQNRAQLEEEKKANHQHQEALRRELEAQVHTIRILTCQKTELQTALYYSQQAVKQLEGEARDLIGRLHDSWKFAGELEQALSAVTTQKEKADKYIEELTKERDTLSLELYRNTITDEELKEKNAELQEKLRLVESEKSEIQLNVKELKRKLERAKLLLPQQQLQAEADHLGKELQSVSAKLQAQVEENELWNRLNQQQEEKMWSQEEKIREREEKIREREEKIQEQEEKIREQEEKMRRQEEMMREKEEKIRELEEKIHEQEKIWEEEEKRQEQEKICEQEKRQEQEEKMWRQEEKIHKQEEKIQEQEEKMWRQEEKMHEQEKIWEEEKRQEQEEKMWRQEEKIREQEEMWRQKEKMHQQEEKIREQEEKMWRQEEKIWEQEKKMWRQEEKIREQEEKMGRQEEKIREQEEKMHEQEEKMWRQEEKMHEQEKIREEEKRQEQEEKIWRQEEKIREQEKMWRQKEKMHEQEEKIREQEEKMWRQEEKVRKQKDMMREQEEKIREQEEMMQEQEEKMRRQEEKMWEQEVRLRHQEEKMQELEEHLEAAIYRADDKNAQTINM; from the exons ACCTGAGAAT AAACAACAGAACCGAGCTCAGCTGGAAGAA gaaaagaAGGCAAACCACCAACATCAGGAAGCTCTAAGGAGGGAGctagag GCCCAGGTTCATACCATACGAATCCTTACATGTCAGAAAACCGAGCTTCAGACGGCACTCTATTACAGCCAGCAAGCTGTCAAACAGTTGGAAG GAGAGGCCAGGGATCTGATCGGCCGCCTGCATGATTCATGGAAGTTTGCAGGAGAGTTAGAGCAGGCTCTCTCTGCCGTCACTACACAGAAGGAGAAGGCGGATAAG TACATCGAGGAGTTAACAAAGGAGAGGGACACCCTGAGTCTGGAACTGTACAGGAACAC CATAACCGATGAGgagctgaaggagaaaaatgccgaactacaagaaaaacttcgacttgtagaatctgaaaagtctGAGATCCAGCTCAACGTAAAGGAGCTAAAAAGGAAGCTGGAGAGGGCCAAGCTCCTGCTGCCACAG cagcagctgcaggcgGAGGCTGACCACCTGGGTAAGGAGCTGCAGAGTGTGTCAGCAAAGCTCCAAGCCCAGGTGGAAGAGAACGAGTTGTGGAACCGCCTGAACCAGcaacaggaggagaagatgtggagccaggaggagaagatacgggagcgggaggagaagatacgggagcggGAGGAGAAGATAcaagagcaggaggagaagatacgggagcaggaggagaagatgcggaggcaggaggagatgatgcgagagaaggaggagaagatacgggagctgGAGGAGAAGATACATGAGCAGGAAAAGatatgggaggaggaggagaagaggcaggagcaggagaagaTATGCGAgcaggagaagaggcaggagcaggaggagaagatgtggaggcaggaggagaagatacacaagcaggaggagaagatacaggagcaggaggagaagatgtggaggcaggaggagaagatgcatgAGCAGGAGAAGAtatgggaggaggagaagaggcaggagcaggaggagaagatgtggaggcaggaggagaagatacgggagcaggaggagatgtggaggcagaaggagaagatgcaccagcaggaggagaagatacgggagcaggaggagaagatgtggaggcaggaggagaagatatgggagcaggagaagaagatgtggaggcaggaggagaagatacgggagcaggaggagaagatggggaggcaggaggagaagatacgggagcaggaagagaagatgcacgagcaggaggagaagatgtggaggcaggaggagaagatgcacgagcaggagaagatacgggaggaggagaagaggcaggagcaggaggagaagatatggaggcaggaggagaagatacgggagcaggagaagatgtggaggcagaaggagaagatgcacgagcaggaggaaaagatacgggagcaggaggagaagatgtggaggcaggaggagaaggtgCGGAAGCAGAAAGATATGATGcgagagcaggaggagaagatacgtgAGCAGGAGGAGATGATGCAGgaacaggaggagaagatgcggaggcaggaggagaagatgtgggagCAGGAAGTGAGGCTGCGGcaccaggaggagaagatgcaggaactggag GAGCACCTGGAAGCTGCCATCTACCGAGCAGATGACAAGAACGCACaaacaataaacatgtaa